A window of the Emys orbicularis isolate rEmyOrb1 chromosome 1, rEmyOrb1.hap1, whole genome shotgun sequence genome harbors these coding sequences:
- the LOC135895354 gene encoding olfactory receptor 52E4-like yields the protein MSDSNTTNFTNPFTFILLGIPGLEAANIWISILFCAMYAIAVLGNFTILFIVKREPSLHGPMFYFLCMLAVTDLVMSTSTVPKMLSIFWFNSREISFSACLTQMYFVLSFSTMESGILVAMAFDRYVAICNPLRYSTTLTNSVVAKIGLAVVLRSGILTLPYPFLARQWPYCRTNIIPHFYCGHMAVVKLACADIRISSYYGLFDLFCLTGMDVFFITVSYTQILRAIFRLPTKDARLKTFGTCISHICAISSLYVPRFFSSLIQRFGHNVPLHFLLLINSLYHLVPPVLHPIIYGVRIKQIRGRLLQLLTHKGT from the coding sequence ATGTCAGATTCAAACACAACCAACTTCACCAACCCCttcaccttcatcctgctgggcattcctggcctggaggcagccAATATCTGGATCTCCATCCTCTTCTGTGCTATGTATGCCATAGCCGtgttggggaacttcaccatcctgttcatcgtGAAGAGGGAGCCAAGCCTCCATGGGCCCAtgttctatttcctctgcatgctggccgtcaCCGACCTGGTCATGTCCACATCAACCGTAccgaaaatgctgagcatcttctggttcaattccagggagatcagtttcagtgcctgcctcactcaGATGTACTTCGTTCTCTCCTTCTCAACGATGGAGTCTGGAATCctcgtggccatggcttttgatcgctacgtggccatctgcaatCCTCTGAGATATTCCACGACCCTGACAAACTCTGTTGTGGCCAAAATAGGCCTGGCTGTGGTGCTGCGCAGTGGCATACTCACATTACCCTATCCCTTCCTGGCGAGgcagtggccatattgcagaaccaacattaTCCCCCACTTCTATTGTGGGCATATggctgtggtgaagctggcctgcgctGACATCCGCATCAGTAGTTACTATGGCCTGTTTGATCTTTTCTGTCTGACTGGAATGGATGTGTTTTTTATCACCGTGTCCTATActcagatcctccgggccatcTTCCGCCTCCCTACAAAAGATGCCCGGCTCAAAACTTTTGGGACCTGCATCTCTCATATTTGTGCCATCTCATCTTTGTACGTCCCACGTTTCTTCTCCTCCCTCATTCAGAGGTTTGGCCACAATGTGCCACTGCACTTCCTTCTTCTCATTAACAGTCTGTACCACCTGGTGCCCCCTGTGCTACACCCCATCATTTACGGGGTGAGAATCAAACAGATCCGTggcaggctgctccagctccttactcataaagggacctaa
- the LOC135895461 gene encoding olfactory receptor 52E4-like, with protein sequence MSDSNTTNFKNSSTFILLGIPGLEAAHLWISIPFCIIYAIAVLGNFTILFIVKREPSLHGPMYYFLCMLAITDLVMSTSTLPKMLSIFWFNSREISFSACLTQMYFVLSFSGMESGILVAMAFDRYVAICNPLRYTTILTKSAVAKIGLAVVLRSGILALPYPFLAMRWPYCRTNIIPHFYCGHIAVVKLACGDIRISSYYGLFDLFSQIGMDVFFISMSYTLILRAIFHLPTKDARLKTFGTCISHVCAILALYVPDFFSSLIQRFGHNVPLHFLLLITSLYYLVPPVLHPIIYGVRTKQIRDRLLQIFTHKWT encoded by the coding sequence ATGTCAGATTCGAACACAACCAACTTCAAGAACTCCTCCACCTTCATCCTTCTTGGCATTCCTGGCCTAGAGGCAGCCCatctctggatctccatccccttctgcattATATATGCCATAGCCGtgttggggaacttcaccatcctgttcatcgtGAAGAGGGAGCCGAGCCTCCACGgacccatgtactatttcctctgcatgctggccatcacCGACCTGGTCATGTCCACATCCACCCtacccaaaatgctgagcatcttctggttcaattccagggagatcagtttcagtgcctgcctcactcaGATGTACTTCGTTCTCTCCTTCTCTGGGATGGAGTCTGGAATCctcgtggccatggcttttgatcgctacgtggccatctgcaatCCTCTGAGGTATACCACAATCCTGACAAAATCTGCTGTGGCCAAGATAGGCCTGGCTGTGGTGCTGCGCAGTGGCATACTCGCATTACCTTATCCCTTCCTGGCCATgcggtggccatattgcagaaccaacatcatcccccacttCTATTGTGGGCATATagctgtggtgaagctggcctgcggTGACATCCGCATCAGTAGTTACTATGGCCTGTTTGATCTTTTCTCTCAGATTGGAATGGACGTGTTTTTTATATCCATGTCCTATACTCTGATCCTCCGGGCCATCTTCCacctccccacaaaggatgcccgGCTCAAAACTTTTGGGACCTGCATCTCTCATGTTTGTGCCATCTTAGCTTTGTATGTCCCAGATTTCTTCTCCTCCCTCATTCAGCGGTTTGGCCACAATGTGCCACTGCACTTCCTTCTTCTCATTACCAGTCTGTACTACCTGGTGCCCCCTGTGCTACACCCCATCATTTAcggggtgaggaccaaacagatccgggacaggctgctccAGATCTTTACTCATAAATGGACCTAA